The nucleotide window AATTTTTTACACAACGTTGCAAATGCCCAATCATGTTGCCTGATGTTCAATGACTAAtacccatagacatcaacagtgttttaaagaaaaactgaATTGGTTACAGATCTCTTGCTGTAACTTAACAGCTTAGAGCACAAACAACTCTCTTACTAAGTgatataaatgataatttattttgcttttaccTACCTCATTGTCATCAAGAAAATTCtctttaataactttagtTCTTTGGCACCAGGAGcaaaacaactttttaaaattctcaTTCTGGGTATCATCTTTTCCACTAGTTGTGCCAACTGtaacatattgtaatatatttttttaacagtagTAGTCgctaaactaattttaattaatactaaagGATGGTAAGAATATTCGCCTCTCTttgtttatcttatttaatactataacTGTGAAAGTTTATgggatgggtggatgtttgttagaatatATCTCCagacagctcaacggatcttgatgaaatttagcacagatgtagaacgtattaagttttttttttttcagttccGTGCGGATGGAGTAGTGGGCGATGGTTAGTAAACATATAAGTAGTGGACATAGGAAtaatttacagtaaaaaaaacttactatcAACCCAATGATGATAAAATGGTTTATCACTTGGCCATGATATGTGTTTGCATCTAAACTTCTTGTCCAAAATTCTGTTGCATTTCTTGCATGCACTGAGTGCGCAGCACTCACAAAAAAGGCCAACTACAGGTAGCATTAGTTTACTACAAACAGAACACTGAAAatagaagaaatattttaatgtgccataaataaaaataataatgagcTATTGAATTAAACTTACGTAAATATTATACGGCAAAGATTTGTTACATTCAATACTTCTCCAAGTATGTCCATACCGACCTCGACTGTATATTGTctgcataaaattattaccacTTACGAAGGAATTAACTAttctataaatcaaataacttAAGAAAAAACCACCTatgagaaaataataatttgttgtaaCAACAATGTAACGCAGGTATGattccattttaaataataattggtcgaatgaattaattttggaAAAATACTATAGCGAAATAAACACTTTCCATGTAAGCaaagttgaaattttatttttaaatacactcATCAAATCAAATCAAATCAAATCAGTTGTCAATTGTCATTGTcaaatctaatattattttgtttccgGTTCCCTTTCTTGCCTTTCTCCAATACAGTTCAAATTCAAAgagtataaaaacataaagtaTGATATCCTTCACGTAACTAACAGCTTAGTAACGTAAATTTCGTATAAGAAATCTATACTAAACGATTGCTTCTGTAAACTTTATACGACTCTGAGTACGGTAGTAACTAGGTTCAGATTAAGAATTAGGATAATTTATTTGGGTTTTCGGCTAATTGTCAAAATTGTCTTTGGTAACCAATGAGCTTACAATTATCAAGGTCAAATCAAACTACAAAACATCAATCGATCAATCAAAGTCAAACGTGATTTGTAACTTGTAAAATTTCGCGTATAATTATATCaagttgttttgtttcttagcagtatttattaattttcaagaatagaataaaatcTTGGATAGAATTGAAATTACTCAAACCTCATTCATCGTTGTTAAGCTGCAAGTGTGCGGctatgaaaaatatgaaaattaacaaaccattctctaaataaaatttgtgactttttatcatatttattattcacttcgggatataaaaatttaaaaaatgttagcttttataaataagaacaaaaatgacttaatttatttaggacttttattatttagtgtaTTTATAGGTCGATATTATAGAAGTATAGGATCAGTGCAAGCTAAGAAATGGGTTGGTTCAATAATTGGACTACTTCTAATAGTAACTGTATCTGGTTACAATGCTATACATCCAATATTTTCAGCACTTCTTGGAATAACAATCATTAAATTGACAACAGTAAGGTAAGATCTAAATACAGTGAAACCTGGTTAAGTGAGACATCAAGGGACCTGCAATGTcgtttcacttatagaggtattcCACTTACCCAGTGTTTCAGATAaacaggtataaataaatatctgtctcatttacagagggttccattaatagagaatacaggttatttcagtttgacatttttcaaataaacatctgtatGATAGTAAAGCGAAACTTAAACTGAAGGTAATTGAAgctcaaaatttgtacttacgtacttggaattacgtgtggaatttgtgggtagaataagaatgagtaaacaaacaatgttatctcagttacagaggtttatgcatgtaaaatttactcgctgtctcagttatagaggtaactatgatgataaatcgaaagaacaaatcccagatatagaggtttacctcgtcccactaacagaggtaattcagtgccaaagtgttgggacctcagcatgagttccagttatggaggtttctcacttatccaggtcccacttaaccaagtttcactgtattttgtgatttttacagaaatttaaCTCTATTACGGTATGAGTGACCCTGAAGAGTAGGCAAAggctacatttttttcattaagagTGGTCCGTTTGTGtgacatttagttttttatttcattcatgcAGATCGTTAGTACTTTCTATTTtctacaaaatgtaataaaataactaacaagTGTATGTTTTTCAGATACTGCCATGTAGCAACATTCTTTCTAATGTttggatatttgtttttcttccgATTGGCAGATAAATTTGGTTTACCATTATCATCAGGGCAAACTAATTTGATAGAAATGATAATTGTCTTACGAGTTGTTGGAGTagcatttgaaataaatggaTCTTGGATAACTGTTGGTAAAACGAAGAAGCAAGAAAATGATGATAATAAACCTCAAGTAAAAGGAATTGATCGAGATGAtgattttgttgaaattattaatccATGTTATGctgatttatttcattatacttttaattatgtaGGATTACTAACAGGTAATACTTAACTAACAAAGAGTTTCCATtgctaaaatatttgacaaaatgaTATTCACATTCCTTTCACtctctttaacaaaacagagataacaatatgtttacatTCAGGTGTTTCAGAAgttgtataaacaaaatataaaattgtgcttttcattTTTAGGTCCGTAttacagatatagaacatttgATGATTACTTTCATCTGCCATTCAGTAAATATGTAGACTGCACAGGTTTCACTATCAATACATTGAAGATAGTTCCATTATATGTCTCTCTATATTTAGCATTATCTAACCTTTGGCCTTTGGAGGtgagtaaaattatataattttgcttATTTACTAAGATTATTTGACAAAATCAGAGTCAGCCAGAAGGATTTCGATCACACAGTAAACTGAAATTaagatcatcatcagctcactatacctccccactgaggggctcagagcctaccccaagttaggggtgactaggccatagtcaaccacgctggccaagtgcgggttggttgacttcacacatatcattgaatttcttctcagatatgtgcaggttgcatcaccatgttttccttcaccgtaagaacgtcggataaatgtacatatgtaaatcgaaaatcgaaaaacatattggtacatggcgggattcgaaccctggacctgcagattgtaagtcaagtgcttaacccctgagccaccgacgctcaaaCTGAAATTAAGATGGCTTGACGTAAATCaagatcttaaaaaaattgatgttaaGGCTGGAAACAAAAAGTCAAGTTTAGACtgacatgtaaaaaaattccGGGACCAGGCCCAGATCCATTTCTGGCTGTAGTGTTTTTGGAGATAATGATTAGACAATTTCTTACACTTTCTTTTTCAGTATATCCTAAGTGAGGATCACAACAATAGGAACTTCTTATATAGAATGTTATATCCATGGGCATTATTTGCTGCATTTAGACAGCGTGTTTACTCTGGTATGACTTTGGCGGAGAGTGTGTGTACATCAGCGGGTCTTGGAGCCTATCCTGTGCAGGGCAGGAATAGAACTGGTCACGGACCAACTGTAGGGTATTTGaagcttaaaaaaatgtgagtaCTTGAttgaattgaatatttttcttgtgattttttttaactcctaATGCATTGTCAGCctttataaaaaggaaaacaaaTAAGGTTTAAGCATTTTGCAATGTTGTCTAAAGTAGCaagttttatgattattttgcgtaaaatttgtttagtttatattaaatttatatggtTTTTTGACAGGAGTGAGGAGGAAGCAAAATCAGCCCAATATGATTTTAACACTGTGGAGTCAATGGATGTTTGGGGTTGTGAAACTGTTGTTACTTTACG belongs to Papilio machaon chromosome 10, ilPapMach1.1, whole genome shotgun sequence and includes:
- the LOC106718112 gene encoding lysophospholipid acyltransferase 7; its protein translation is MLAFINKNKNDLIYLGLLLFSVFIGRYYRSIGSVQAKKWVGSIIGLLLIVTVSGYNAIHPIFSALLGITIIKLTTVRYCHVATFFLMFGYLFFFRLADKFGLPLSSGQTNLIEMIIVLRVVGVAFEINGSWITVGKTKKQENDDNKPQVKGIDRDDDFVEIINPCYADLFHYTFNYVGLLTGPYYRYRTFDDYFHLPFSKYVDCTGFTINTLKIVPLYVSLYLALSNLWPLEYILSEDHNNRNFLYRMLYPWALFAAFRQRVYSGMTLAESVCTSAGLGAYPVQGRNRTGHGPTVGYLKLKKMSEEEAKSAQYDFNTVESMDVWGCETVVTLRDSMKVWNKAVQYWVAMVVYKRFPVKILKIHAALFVSVIWHGYHAGYFFCIYFCPFYLMAEDIYYKLYYKDATGTKKKIIGFIMWFLRSHSESYQAAAFLLLTFDRIWIYYSSVYHYWYGVWFAFLILGLLLNQVHKIGRHKKIENVDTKEKIKNVKQ